The following proteins are co-located in the Wenzhouxiangella marina genome:
- a CDS encoding DUF2061 domain-containing protein, protein MQASRKTITFAILHMSVAFSVVYLLTGSWALGGAIALIEPAINTVAYFVHEKLWERFGTRGKLPMESLGA, encoded by the coding sequence ATGCAAGCCAGCCGGAAAACCATCACATTCGCCATCCTACACATGAGCGTCGCCTTCAGCGTGGTCTATCTGCTGACCGGAAGCTGGGCCCTCGGCGGCGCCATCGCCCTGATCGAGCCAGCGATCAACACGGTGGCCTACTTCGTCCACGAGAAACTGTGGGAGCGCTTCGGCACCCGGGGCAAGCTGCCGATGGAGTCGCTCGGAGCCTGA
- a CDS encoding cupredoxin domain-containing protein, giving the protein MRSRRSFRSVPDFRALALLVMGLLSCSGALAASLAGSVELLDADGERIDDASELLATVVYFTPNDPALRAVSPGQALLTTERRQFVPRVLVIETGTTVRFPNSDPILHNVFSSSPGNRFDLGLYGRSDGETHRFDTPGLVRVFCNVHSSMSAHIVVVDTPHHLRPDGNGRFRFDDLPSGPGRLTVWHERSEPLLLDIDLDQASVELEPIQLQLTVRQIEPQRQRLRRRGRY; this is encoded by the coding sequence ATGCGCTCTCGTCGATCCTTCCGTTCCGTGCCGGACTTCCGGGCACTGGCCCTGCTGGTGATGGGCCTGCTGTCGTGCAGTGGCGCGCTGGCGGCCTCCCTGGCCGGGTCGGTCGAGCTTCTGGATGCCGATGGGGAGCGCATCGACGATGCGAGCGAACTCCTGGCGACGGTCGTGTACTTCACCCCGAACGACCCGGCCCTGCGCGCCGTGAGCCCGGGACAGGCCCTCCTGACCACCGAGCGGCGCCAGTTCGTCCCGCGCGTCCTGGTGATCGAGACCGGCACGACCGTGCGCTTCCCGAACAGCGACCCGATCCTGCACAACGTGTTCTCTTCCTCGCCCGGCAACCGCTTCGATCTGGGTCTGTACGGGCGCAGCGACGGCGAGACCCATCGCTTCGATACCCCTGGACTGGTGCGGGTGTTCTGCAACGTGCATTCCTCCATGTCCGCCCACATCGTCGTGGTCGACACGCCGCATCACCTGCGGCCGGACGGCAACGGGCGATTTCGCTTCGACGATCTGCCGTCGGGCCCCGGCCGCTTGACGGTCTGGCACGAGCGCTCGGAACCGCTTCTGCTCGACATCGATCTCGATCAGGCAAGCGTCGAGCTGGAACCGATCCAGCTCCAGCTGACCGTTCGCCAGATCGAGCCACAGCGCCAGCGTCTGCGTCGCCGCGGCAGGTACTGA
- a CDS encoding efflux RND transporter periplasmic adaptor subunit, with protein MALFRIPIVLSAFLMASVHAAEPVSVVRFADIAVNQVRQASARVESLDRAVLASELTARVIDIPVRVGERVDRGALLLQLDRADYELQRDAARARLDLASAALDMAQLRAERARRLAPERFVSDDQLLEAETRLRQAQAERAAAEVDLARAELMLGRTTVTSPYEAVIAARLIGVGALAAPATPLLEIVATDAREVVAGLAVDQVEGLRQASDPELLIGSERHPLRLLRVSPIITPGARQREVRLEFLGEGAPPGSEGEIEWLDPRPVLPARFIQRRGNELGVLVLATGDASGPMSAAWLALPGADAGRGLQIELDPDLRLIDRGRERLQPGDPVRLESADASLP; from the coding sequence ATGGCGTTGTTTCGCATCCCGATCGTTCTGTCCGCTTTTCTGATGGCCTCGGTCCATGCGGCCGAGCCCGTCAGCGTCGTTCGATTTGCCGACATCGCGGTCAATCAGGTCCGTCAGGCGAGCGCGCGCGTCGAGAGTCTCGATCGTGCCGTGCTGGCCTCGGAACTGACCGCCAGGGTCATCGATATTCCGGTGCGCGTCGGTGAGCGCGTCGATCGAGGTGCATTGCTGTTGCAGCTCGATAGGGCCGACTACGAGCTGCAGCGCGATGCCGCGCGCGCCCGTCTGGATCTGGCCAGCGCGGCCCTGGACATGGCGCAGCTGCGTGCCGAGCGCGCGAGGCGTCTGGCGCCCGAGCGTTTCGTGTCCGACGATCAGCTGCTCGAAGCCGAAACGCGGCTGCGCCAGGCGCAGGCCGAGCGAGCCGCCGCCGAGGTCGACCTGGCCAGGGCCGAGCTGATGCTCGGGCGCACGACCGTGACCAGCCCCTACGAGGCGGTCATCGCGGCGCGCCTGATCGGCGTGGGCGCCCTGGCCGCACCCGCCACGCCCTTGCTCGAAATCGTCGCCACGGACGCGCGTGAAGTGGTCGCGGGTCTGGCCGTCGACCAGGTCGAGGGCCTGCGCCAGGCCAGCGACCCTGAGCTGCTGATCGGTTCGGAACGCCACCCACTGCGCTTGCTGCGCGTCTCGCCGATCATCACGCCGGGGGCCCGCCAGCGCGAGGTCCGGCTGGAATTCCTGGGGGAGGGCGCGCCCCCCGGTAGCGAGGGCGAGATCGAATGGCTGGATCCACGGCCGGTGCTGCCGGCGAGATTCATCCAGCGACGTGGGAACGAGCTGGGCGTGCTGGTCCTTGCCACCGGCGATGCCAGTGGCCCCATGTCCGCGGCCTGGCTGGCCCTGCCCGGCGCCGATGCGGGGCGAGGGCTGCAGATCGAGCTGGACCCCGACCTGCGTCTGATCGACCGAGGTCGCGAGCGCCTGCAGCCGGGCGACCCGGTCCGGCTCGAGTCGGCTGACGCCAGCTTGCCCTGA
- a CDS encoding GNAT family N-acetyltransferase: MTAMDWTIRPARPGDEHTLLELVRELADYERAPDQVDATPQDLHRALFADSPTAEAVLAERSGQALGFALFFTNYSTWTGRPGLYLEDLFVREVERGKGLGKALLLHLASIAHARDYGRMEWSVLDWNQPAIDFYRALGAKPMDEWTVFRLDRQALERLVGPA; this comes from the coding sequence ATGACAGCTATGGATTGGACCATTCGACCCGCGCGTCCGGGTGATGAACACACTCTGCTCGAGCTGGTGCGCGAGTTGGCCGACTACGAGCGCGCCCCGGATCAGGTCGACGCCACGCCGCAGGACCTGCACCGGGCCTTGTTCGCCGATTCACCCACGGCCGAGGCCGTGCTGGCCGAGCGCTCCGGCCAGGCTCTGGGTTTCGCCCTGTTCTTCACCAACTATTCGACCTGGACCGGTCGGCCGGGTCTGTACCTCGAAGACCTGTTCGTACGCGAAGTCGAACGTGGCAAGGGCCTGGGCAAGGCGCTCCTGTTGCACCTGGCCTCCATTGCCCATGCGCGCGATTACGGGCGGATGGAGTGGAGTGTGCTGGACTGGAATCAGCCGGCGATCGACTTCTATCGCGCCCTCGGCGCGAAGCCGATGGACGAATGGACCGTGTTTCGCCTCGATCGCCAGGCGCTGGAACGTCTGGTGGGCCCGGCTTGA